In Gemmatimonadales bacterium, the following are encoded in one genomic region:
- the phoU gene encoding phosphate signaling complex protein PhoU — MSVDVHRHFHDELSHVKVRLLTMSGEAEAALGLAVEALLERDGDKAQRVISGDRIIDSMEVEIEEMCINLLALQQPMARDLRMLTSALKIANDLERVGDHAVNIAQSAERLTQARPIAPEPEIVEMARLARDMLSDALEAFIRGDAASGREVCLRDDKVDALHRSVFRILLTHMMEDPHMIGVGMELFLVSRNLERVADLATNIGEDVVFLVEGKSIKHHAEDRGEARTTGSFPAASIK, encoded by the coding sequence ATGAGCGTCGACGTCCATCGGCACTTTCACGATGAGCTGAGCCACGTCAAGGTCCGCCTCCTCACCATGTCCGGCGAGGCGGAGGCGGCGCTCGGCCTGGCGGTCGAGGCCCTGCTGGAGCGGGACGGGGACAAGGCCCAGCGGGTGATCAGCGGCGACCGGATCATCGACAGCATGGAAGTCGAGATCGAGGAGATGTGCATCAACCTCCTCGCCTTGCAGCAGCCGATGGCGCGCGACCTGCGCATGCTCACCTCCGCGCTCAAGATCGCCAACGACCTGGAGCGGGTGGGCGATCATGCCGTGAACATCGCCCAGTCGGCCGAGCGGCTGACGCAGGCCCGGCCGATCGCGCCGGAGCCCGAGATCGTGGAGATGGCGCGACTCGCGCGCGACATGCTCTCCGACGCGCTGGAGGCCTTCATCCGGGGCGATGCCGCGTCGGGCCGGGAGGTCTGCCTCAGGGACGACAAGGTCGACGCGCTGCACCGCTCGGTCTTCCGGATCCTGCTGACCCACATGATGGAGGATCCCCACATGATCGGCGTCGGCATGGAGCTCTTCCTGGTCAGCCGGAACCTCGAGCGAGTTGCCGACCTGGCCACCAACATCGGGGAGGACGTGGTGTTCCTGGTGGAGGGCAAGTCGATCAAGCACCACGCGGAGGACCGGGGCGAGGCTCGAACCACCGGCAGCTTCCCGGCGGCCTCGATCAAATGA